One genomic region from Entelurus aequoreus isolate RoL-2023_Sb linkage group LG14, RoL_Eaeq_v1.1, whole genome shotgun sequence encodes:
- the LOC133664907 gene encoding tubulin beta-2 chain-like isoform X1, whose product MREIVHIQVGQCGNQMGSKFWEVISDEHGIDPSGAYHGDDELQLRRINVYFNEATGGKYVPRAILVDLEPSTMDCVRSGPLGKIFRPDNFVFGKGGAANNWAKGHYTDGADMVESVVEVVRKESESCDCLQGFQLTHSLGGGTGSGMGTLLIYKIREEFPDRIINTFSVMPSPKVSDTVVEPYNSTLSVHQLVENTDQTYCIDNEALYHICFRTLKLSTPTYGDLNHLVSFTMSGVTTCLRFPGQLNADLRKLAVNMVPFPRMHFFMPGFAPLTSRGSQQYRALSVRDITKQVFDSRNMMVACDPSQGRYLAVTTVFRGRLSMKEVDEQMLTIQDKNSSYFVEWIPNNISTAVCDIPPRGLKMSVTFIGNSTAIQELFKRISEQFTAMFRRKAFLHWYTDQGMDEMEFTEADNNINDLVSEYQQYQDAKADDEGEFEEEAEEGA is encoded by the exons ATGAGGGAAATCGTGCACATCCAAGTCGGCCAGTGTGGAAACCAGATGGGTTCTAAG TTCTGGGAAGTGATCAGCGACGAACACGGCATTGATCCATCTGGGGCTTACCATGGCGATGATGAGCTGCAGCTGCGCAGGATCAACGTCTACTTCAACGAGGCAACAG GGGGCAAATATGTTCCCCGTGCCATTCTTGTGGACTTGGAACCAAGTACCATGGACTGCGTAAGGTCTGGACCTTTGGGTAAAATTTTCAGACCTGACAATTTTGTGTTTG GTAAGGGTGGTGCTGCTAACAACTGGGCCAAAGGTCACTACACTGATGGTGCTGACATGGTTGAATCTGTTGTGGAGGTGGTGCGTAAAGAGTCAGAAAGCTGTGACTGTCTGCAGGGCTTCCAACTCACACACTCGCTTGGTGGTGGAACCGGCTCTGGTATGGGAACCCTACTTATCTACAAGATTCGTGAGGAGTTTCCTGATCGTATCATAAATACCTTCAGTGTGATGCCCTCGCCCAAG GTGTCAGATACGGTCGTAGAACCTTACAACTCCACTCTGTCAGTCCATCAGCTTGTTGAAAACACAGATCAAACGTACTGCATCGACAATGAAGCTCTATACCACATCTGCTTCCGCACTCTCAAGCTGAGCACACCCACCTACGGAGACCTGAACCACCTCGTATCGTTCACCATGAGCGGGGTCACTACCTGCCTGCGCTTCCCCGGCCAGCTCAACGCCGACCTCCGCAAACTGGCAGTCAACATGGTGCCTTTCCCCCGCATGCATTTTTTCATGCCGGGCTTCGCCCCTCTGACCAGCAGGGGCAGCCAGCAGTATCGAGCCCTCTCGGTTCGCGACATCACCAAACAAGTGTTCGACTCCAGAAACATGATGGTCGCGTGCGACCCCAGCCAAGGACGCTATCTGGCGGTTACCACAGTGTTCCGTGGCCGCTTATCCATGAAGGAGGTTGATGAGCAAATGCTCACAATCCAAGACAAGAACAGCAGTTACTTTGTGGAGTGGATCCCCAACAACATCAGCACTGCCGTTTGTGACATCCCGCCCCGCGGACTCAAGATGTCCGTCACTTTCATCGGCAACAGTACGGCCATACAGGAGCTGTTCAAGCGCATCTCTGAGCAGTTCACAGCCATGTTCCGCCGCAAGGCCTTCTTGCATTGGTACACAGATCAGGGTATGGATGAGATGGAATTTACTGAAGCCGACAACAACATTAACGATTTAGTATCCGAGTACCAACAGTACCAGGATGCCAAAGCAGACGATGAGGGTGAATTTGAGGAAGAGGCTGAAGAGGGTGCTTGA
- the LOC133664907 gene encoding tubulin beta-2 chain-like isoform X2 — protein MREIVHIQVGQCGNQMGSKFWEVISDEHGIDPSGAYHGDDELQLRRINVYFNEATGKGGAANNWAKGHYTDGADMVESVVEVVRKESESCDCLQGFQLTHSLGGGTGSGMGTLLIYKIREEFPDRIINTFSVMPSPKVSDTVVEPYNSTLSVHQLVENTDQTYCIDNEALYHICFRTLKLSTPTYGDLNHLVSFTMSGVTTCLRFPGQLNADLRKLAVNMVPFPRMHFFMPGFAPLTSRGSQQYRALSVRDITKQVFDSRNMMVACDPSQGRYLAVTTVFRGRLSMKEVDEQMLTIQDKNSSYFVEWIPNNISTAVCDIPPRGLKMSVTFIGNSTAIQELFKRISEQFTAMFRRKAFLHWYTDQGMDEMEFTEADNNINDLVSEYQQYQDAKADDEGEFEEEAEEGA, from the exons ATGAGGGAAATCGTGCACATCCAAGTCGGCCAGTGTGGAAACCAGATGGGTTCTAAG TTCTGGGAAGTGATCAGCGACGAACACGGCATTGATCCATCTGGGGCTTACCATGGCGATGATGAGCTGCAGCTGCGCAGGATCAACGTCTACTTCAACGAGGCAACAG GTAAGGGTGGTGCTGCTAACAACTGGGCCAAAGGTCACTACACTGATGGTGCTGACATGGTTGAATCTGTTGTGGAGGTGGTGCGTAAAGAGTCAGAAAGCTGTGACTGTCTGCAGGGCTTCCAACTCACACACTCGCTTGGTGGTGGAACCGGCTCTGGTATGGGAACCCTACTTATCTACAAGATTCGTGAGGAGTTTCCTGATCGTATCATAAATACCTTCAGTGTGATGCCCTCGCCCAAG GTGTCAGATACGGTCGTAGAACCTTACAACTCCACTCTGTCAGTCCATCAGCTTGTTGAAAACACAGATCAAACGTACTGCATCGACAATGAAGCTCTATACCACATCTGCTTCCGCACTCTCAAGCTGAGCACACCCACCTACGGAGACCTGAACCACCTCGTATCGTTCACCATGAGCGGGGTCACTACCTGCCTGCGCTTCCCCGGCCAGCTCAACGCCGACCTCCGCAAACTGGCAGTCAACATGGTGCCTTTCCCCCGCATGCATTTTTTCATGCCGGGCTTCGCCCCTCTGACCAGCAGGGGCAGCCAGCAGTATCGAGCCCTCTCGGTTCGCGACATCACCAAACAAGTGTTCGACTCCAGAAACATGATGGTCGCGTGCGACCCCAGCCAAGGACGCTATCTGGCGGTTACCACAGTGTTCCGTGGCCGCTTATCCATGAAGGAGGTTGATGAGCAAATGCTCACAATCCAAGACAAGAACAGCAGTTACTTTGTGGAGTGGATCCCCAACAACATCAGCACTGCCGTTTGTGACATCCCGCCCCGCGGACTCAAGATGTCCGTCACTTTCATCGGCAACAGTACGGCCATACAGGAGCTGTTCAAGCGCATCTCTGAGCAGTTCACAGCCATGTTCCGCCGCAAGGCCTTCTTGCATTGGTACACAGATCAGGGTATGGATGAGATGGAATTTACTGAAGCCGACAACAACATTAACGATTTAGTATCCGAGTACCAACAGTACCAGGATGCCAAAGCAGACGATGAGGGTGAATTTGAGGAAGAGGCTGAAGAGGGTGCTTGA
- the LOC133664907 gene encoding tubulin beta chain-like isoform X3, with translation MAMMSCSCAGSTSTSTRQQGFQLTHSLGGGTGSGMGTLLIYKIREEFPDRIINTFSVMPSPKVSDTVVEPYNSTLSVHQLVENTDQTYCIDNEALYHICFRTLKLSTPTYGDLNHLVSFTMSGVTTCLRFPGQLNADLRKLAVNMVPFPRMHFFMPGFAPLTSRGSQQYRALSVRDITKQVFDSRNMMVACDPSQGRYLAVTTVFRGRLSMKEVDEQMLTIQDKNSSYFVEWIPNNISTAVCDIPPRGLKMSVTFIGNSTAIQELFKRISEQFTAMFRRKAFLHWYTDQGMDEMEFTEADNNINDLVSEYQQYQDAKADDEGEFEEEAEEGA, from the exons ATGGCGATGATGAGCTGCAGCTGCGCAGGATCAACGTCTACTTCAACGAGGCAACAG GGCTTCCAACTCACACACTCGCTTGGTGGTGGAACCGGCTCTGGTATGGGAACCCTACTTATCTACAAGATTCGTGAGGAGTTTCCTGATCGTATCATAAATACCTTCAGTGTGATGCCCTCGCCCAAG GTGTCAGATACGGTCGTAGAACCTTACAACTCCACTCTGTCAGTCCATCAGCTTGTTGAAAACACAGATCAAACGTACTGCATCGACAATGAAGCTCTATACCACATCTGCTTCCGCACTCTCAAGCTGAGCACACCCACCTACGGAGACCTGAACCACCTCGTATCGTTCACCATGAGCGGGGTCACTACCTGCCTGCGCTTCCCCGGCCAGCTCAACGCCGACCTCCGCAAACTGGCAGTCAACATGGTGCCTTTCCCCCGCATGCATTTTTTCATGCCGGGCTTCGCCCCTCTGACCAGCAGGGGCAGCCAGCAGTATCGAGCCCTCTCGGTTCGCGACATCACCAAACAAGTGTTCGACTCCAGAAACATGATGGTCGCGTGCGACCCCAGCCAAGGACGCTATCTGGCGGTTACCACAGTGTTCCGTGGCCGCTTATCCATGAAGGAGGTTGATGAGCAAATGCTCACAATCCAAGACAAGAACAGCAGTTACTTTGTGGAGTGGATCCCCAACAACATCAGCACTGCCGTTTGTGACATCCCGCCCCGCGGACTCAAGATGTCCGTCACTTTCATCGGCAACAGTACGGCCATACAGGAGCTGTTCAAGCGCATCTCTGAGCAGTTCACAGCCATGTTCCGCCGCAAGGCCTTCTTGCATTGGTACACAGATCAGGGTATGGATGAGATGGAATTTACTGAAGCCGACAACAACATTAACGATTTAGTATCCGAGTACCAACAGTACCAGGATGCCAAAGCAGACGATGAGGGTGAATTTGAGGAAGAGGCTGAAGAGGGTGCTTGA